In Nematostella vectensis chromosome 11, jaNemVect1.1, whole genome shotgun sequence, a genomic segment contains:
- the LOC5500953 gene encoding chondroitin sulfate ABC exolyase has translation MMGCLWFMVFVMCAGKTISAEVTYDFESSDELATITPHHTVQITGERHKHGHHALKWSWDSKARFLNWSLSVPGTDMKRGGLQFHLYSDRPQAGKCLRVCTVVKSLRFHRECTSCFFLSLNFKGWRTNWVKYKEFSGCPADSPRIPSFQCSFNSNHELIKLYIESPDTPGSIFLDFLTLSKDMHAGSRDLVIPPMMKADGSRCFACEEFGTIAESDAVKHTPQTTFWEHAYRWHLRSRSRPPVLALSGDTLNRKVAQLAKMKRRMLDWFSKTGQAYFDLLWSNPKTRPERRWTFLLHGSSDAEACWNKKKGNIQCAHVLFKDISINPKTLEGPSLYCRDCEEKTVNKEMKFRYIFYIILLPMALEYRIWSQVDAQAFTLSKRYCDGSNDFPAFSTEDWAAITGKDQVLGEIFKDTWNKETFSSTCLDRFKAGINALNKKRIGKIMLLFKYIRNEGFAEGSSLGSLDHQLLYGQGYWNAAFLMSDVIRTQQDPGFTLKNLIDTMKWYTEFGELDQKEFEHKGATCDRVRMHMLFRLLTVLSMPEETVAEKNEKVEDMKKLKKWIDVVFTPTEGTYGLFKPDYLGFHHQFFYAGAYLPEALYMGTLVAYVMRGTGDDLALSSESEANLAKALGVLRDISVKYSTPSSTNGRYPTYFRSMLSKMPTAFARMALNPPYEIGDKPTLLSDTANARMFARLNPISSNSPLCPKDTSVCWGTIDAIMYTFSLGDADFLEEATEIIKSQGIKPEGAPQGNWAKNYAALAIHRRENWTVTAKGFSNLVYSPERYYNENEYGLFEMHGAVLIANSEEALRTKPVDAGWAWEKIPGTTSLGLTYVEMRNVAGNRYTNSKKFAGAVSIIGKARNKLIANGAFGMDFGMPVYWFKVSGHPLQGKRFDFKKSVFFFDDILVFLGSGLSSDVNAPVLTTLFQDTVTSLSVSMDTSALYFCHGPAMTKNDFSGDVQLVDVHGNRYHVPAASSRDLVLARAVTQFSMKSKGLDVKSQGFYCTAWFDHGLGTGHSPAAYEYFVQVNSTKIPLAYPGQYFKVLMKSSSAHVVKSLIKSTYGYVVFTAGAILPVEGPLKSVSAECLLMVEQVGESLVISVSYPQMNLGIGHIPTSAKEVNPDFCKDGIPTDPLSANYRSAQTSALFFCAEDKGKTIDVQLHDILASYDVMSTLVDGEEVAADDVVQASPGALRILGMKHGKSTEVHLRRR, from the exons ATgatgggctgcctgtggtttATGGTTTTCGTCATGTGCGCCGGCAAAACGATTTCAGCGGAAG TAACTTACGACTTCGAATCAAGTGATGAGCTGGCAACAATCACACCGCACCACACCGTCCAGATCACTGGCGAACGACACAAACACGGTCATCACGCTCTCAAGTGGTCATGGGATAGCAAGGCGCGGTTCCTCAACTGGTCGCTAAGCGTCCCGGGAACTGACATGAAGAGGGGAGGACTGCAGTTTCACCTGTATAGCGACCGTCCGCAAGCAG gaaagtGTCTCAGGGTATGCACTGTTGTGAAGTCTCTTAGATTCCACCGAGAATGCACGTCCTGCTTTTTCTTGTCACTCAACTTCAAGGGCTGGCGCACGAACTGGGTCAAATACAAGGAATTCTCAGGTTGTCCGGCCGACTCTCCTCGTATACCCTCTTTTCAATGCTCATTCAACTCCAACCACGAACTAATCAAACTGTACATCGAATCTCCTGATACACCAGGCTCCATCTTTCTCGATTTCTtgaccttaagcaaggacaTGCATGCCGGATCACGTGATCTCGTGATCCCACCAATGATGAAGGCGGACGGATCGCGTTGTTTCGCTTGCGAGGAGTTCGGTACGATTGCTGAGAGTGACGCAGTGAAACACACGCCGCAGACGACGTTCTGGGAGCATGCGTATCGATGGCATCTCAGGTCTCGATCCAGGCCCCCTGTCCTCGCGCTTTCTGGAGATACGCTGAACAGAAAGGTGGCACAGCTGGCGAAAATGAAGCGACGAATGCTCGATTGGTTTTCGAAAACTGGCCAAGCGTACTTCGATTTGCTTTGGAGCAATCCGAAGACAAGGCCCGAAAGGCGATGGACGTTTCTGCTCCACGGAAGCTCCGATGCAGAAGCTTGttggaacaaaaaaaaagggaatatTCAATGTGCGCATGTGCTTTTCAAGGACATCAGTATCAACCCGAAGACCCTAGAAGGCCCTAGCCTTTACTGTCGTGACTGCGAAGAGAAAACTGTCAACAAAGAAATGAAATTTCGCTACATCTTTTACATCATCTTACTGCCGATGGCTCTTGAGTACCGCATTTGGTCTCAGGTCGACGCGCAAGCGTTCACCTTATCAAAGCGTTACTGTGATGGCAGCAACGACTTCCCAGCATTCTCCACCGAAGACTGGGCGGCCATTACGGGCAAGGACCAGGTCTTAGGTGAGATCTTCAAAGACACTTGGAATAAAGAGACGTTTTCTTCAACATGCTTGGATCGCTTCAAGGCCGGGATCAACGCGTTGAATAAGAAGCGCATTGGGAAGATCATGCTCCTGTTTAAGTACATCAGGAATGAAGGGTTTGCCGAGGGAAGCTCGCTAGGCTCCTTGGACCATCAGTTGCTGTACGGCCAAGGCTACTGGAACGCCGCATTCCTGATGTCTGACGTCATACGTACTCAGCAAGATCCCGGATTCACCCTAAAGAACCTCATTGACACCATGAAATGGTACACGGAGTTTGGGGAGTTGGATCAAAAAGAGTTTGAACACAAAGGCGCCACTTGCGATCGTGTTCGGATGCACATGCTGTTTAGGCTTCTAACCGTGCTTTCCATGCCGGAAGAAACAGTGGCCGAGAAAAACGAGAAGGTTGAAGACATGAAGAAGCTGAAGAAGTGGATAGACGTCGTCTTCACCCCTACGGAAGGCACTTATGGCTTGTTTAAACCCGATTACCTTGGCTTCCATCATCAGTTCTTCTACGCTGGGGCGTACCTTCCAGAGGCCTTATACATGGGTACCCTGGTGGCTTATGTGATGAGAGGGACTGGTGATGACCTCGCTTTGTCCTCGGAATCTGAGGCCAACCTCGCCAAGGCTTTAGGGGTGCTCCGGGACATTTCCGTCAAATACTCGACACCCTCGAGTACTAATGGACGCTATCCGACATACTTCAGGAGTATGCTTTCCAAAATGCCAACTGCTTTTGCACGAATGGCATTGAATCCGCCCTACGAGATTGGAGACAAGCCAACTTTGTTATCCGATACGGCAAATGCGAGAATGTTCGCTCGACTAAACCCTATAAGCTCTAACAGCCCTCTCTGCCCGAAAGACACGTCTGTCTGTTGGGGCACGATCGATGCTATAATGTATACCTTTTCTCTTGGGGACGCGGACTTTCTTGAAGAAGCCACTGAGATAATTAAATCCCAGGGAATAAAGCCTGAAGGTGCACCACAAGGAAACTGGGCGAAGAACTACGCTGCTTTGGCTATCCATAGACGTGAAAACTGGACAGTGACAGCGAAGGGATTTAGTAACCTCGTGTATAGCCCAGAGAGGTACTACAACGAGAATGAATACGGCTTGTTTGAAATGCACGGCGCTGTGCTGATCGCCAATAGCGAGGAGGCATTGAGGACAAAGCCCGTGGATGCAGGATGGGCGTGGGAGAAGATTCCTGGGACGACGTCTCTTGGGCTCACGTATGTCGAGATGCGGAACGTCGCTGGGAACAG GTACACTAATTCCAAGAAGTTCGCTGGTGCTGTTTCCATCATCGGTAAAGCTCGTAACAAACTCATCGCAAATGGCGCCTTTGGAATGGACTTCGGGATGCCTGTCTACTGGTTCAAGGTCAGCGGTCATCCCCTGCAGGGCAAGCGCTTCGACTTTAAGAAATCCGTATTCTTTTTTGATGACATCCTAGTGTTCCTAGGGAGCGGATTGTCGTCCGATGTAAACGCCCCAGTGTTGACAACACTCTTCCAAGACACCGTGACGTCATTGTCCGTCTCCATGGATACCTCAGCGCTATACTTCTGTCACGGGCCTGCGATGACGAAAAATGATTTTAGCGGTGACGTTCAATTAGTTGACGTTCATGGCAATCGATATCATGTCCCCGCGGCCTCATCTAGGGACTTGGTTCTAGCAAGAGCTGTCACGCAATTTTCTATGAAAAGCAAAGGGCTTGACGTAAAGTCTCAGGGTTTCTATTGTACCGCGTGGTTTGATCACGGTCTGGGGACTGGGCACAGCCCAGCGGCCTATGAATACTTCGTACAAGTCAACTCCACAAAAATTCCCTTGGCGTACCCAGGTCAATACTTCAAGGTGTTAATGAAATCGTCCTCGGCGCACGTCGTAAAGAGCTTGATCAAGTCGACGTACGGTTATGTGGTATTCACGGCTGGAGCAATTCTCCCCGTGGAAGGCCCCCTTAAATCAGTCAGCGCTGAATGCCTGTTGATGGTCGAGCAGGTCGGAGAGAGCCTGGTGATTAGCGTCAGTTATCCGCAAATGAACCTAGGCATAGGGCATATCCCCACATCCGCCAAGGAAGTTAATCCCGACTTCTGCAAAGATGGTATCCCCACCGATCCGTTGTCCGCAAACTATAGATCCGCTCAGACCAGTGCTTTGTTCTTCTGCGCTGAAGACAAGGGCAAAACAATCGACGTTCAGCTTCATGACATCCTCGCCAGCTATGACGTCATGTCTACTTTGGTGGACGGAGAGGAAGTAGCCGCTGATGACGTGGTGCAAGCCTCGCCAGGTGCGCTGAGGATTCTGGGGATGAAACACGGGAAGAGCACTGAAGTCCACCTTCGCAGGCGTTGA